From one Eucalyptus grandis isolate ANBG69807.140 chromosome 9, ASM1654582v1, whole genome shotgun sequence genomic stretch:
- the LOC104420759 gene encoding probable leucine-rich repeat receptor-like protein kinase At1g35710, whose product MSLVVLITIAFSCYNLIVAAPPAFKQSEASALRNSRWWPPSVTGNTTLLYCAWPGVSCDDHGSVDWIYLTNMYRIGGNLSDMNFSLLPSLTYLQLMNTELTGVIPLQICTLSRLTHLDLSNNSLVGKLPPCVQNLINLEVLYIDHNQISGSIPPELGNLERLTDLNLGFNALNGVVPLTIGRLHNLKSLIFSSNDLGGSIPLELGNLTEMHIVDLSCNNFTGPIPSFIGNLTSLTLLYLQENKFGGFIPPEIGNLMNLTHLNLQRNKLNGSIPLEIGDLRNLRLLNLNSNNLVGKIPLELGRLIEMSFVDLSSNVFTGPLPSFIWNLTFLTYLSLQVNKFSGSIPSAIGNLEYLIKLNLSENRFHGAIPSEIGNLRRLEFLDLSSNNFVGKIPVELVILRWLSQLDLHNNSLFGLIPALKSNSFLYRLNLSYNHLKGPIPKNLVAAFPHTAFIGNDDLYYFDETQTYRRRSSVILHTPVFILLAVVFISCIVIGSCFLIQLATKSMPIKTVQPETLEKNGNFLSIWNYDGKIAYEDIINATEDFDLKYCIGTGGYGSVYRARLPNGKAVALKKLHRLEAEDPSFDKSFRNEVKHLTEIRHRSIIKLHGFCLHRRCMFLIYEFMENGSLFCVLRDDVEAVELDWSKRVDLVQDTAHALSYMHHDCARPMVHRDISSNNILLNSRMQAFVSDFGTTRLLDHDSSSNFTANIAGTYGYIAPELAYTLIVNEKCDVYSFGVVAMETMIGEHPGDIVSTLLTSSGEDIMLHRILDPRLPFPRENSVARSIVLIVSLALACLSANPKSRPTMKQVSEAFLARKLPLAKSFHEISLAQLQNNNRSWLEGGPTEASSGLSDE is encoded by the exons ATGTCCTTAGTTGTACTAATCACTATAGCTTTCTCCTGCTACAATTTGATTGTTGCAGCACCGCCAGCTTTTAAACAATCAGAGGCGAGTGCGCTTCGCAACAGCAGGTGGTGGCCTCCCTCCGTCACTGGCAACACTACCTTACTTTACTGCGCGTGGCCTGGGGTATCGTGCGACGACCATGGGAGCGTCGACTGGATTTACTTGACAAATATGTACCGAATAGGAGGTAATCTCAGTGACATGAACTTCTCTCTACTTCCGAGCCTCACTTATCTTCAACTCATGAACACTGAACTGACCGGCGTAATCCCTCTTCAAATATGTACTCTGTCGAGGCTTACTCACCTTGACTTGTCCAACAATTCTCTCGTTGGCAAGTTGCCTCCTTGTGTCCAAAACCTTATCAACCTTGAAGTTCTTTATATTGATCATAATCAAATCAGTGGCTCTATCCCTCCTGAGTTGGGAAATTTGGAGAGATTGACCGACTTGAATCTTGGGTTCAATGCGCTCAACGGCGTAGTCCCTTTGACTATTGGTCGCTTGCACAATTTAAAATCCCTCATATTTAGCTCAAATGACTTAGGTGGTTCTATCCCTCTAGAACTTGGGAACCTCACAGAAATGCATATTGTTGATTTAAGTTGCAACAACTTCACTGGTCCCATTCCGTCCTTTATAGGGAATTTGACGAGCTTAACCCTGCtctatttgcaagaaaacaaatttggTGGATTtattcctccggaaatagggaatttgatgAACTTGACCCATCTCAATTTGCAAAGAAACAAACTCAATGGATCTATTCCGTTAGAAATAGGGGATTTACGGAATCTCAGGCTTCTAAACTTGAACTCGAACAACTTGGTCGGGAAAATCCCTCTCGAACTTGGGAGACTCATAGAAATGTCTTTTGTTGATTTAAGTTCCAACGTCTTCACTGGTCCCCTTCCATcatttatttggaatttgacTTTTTTGACTTATCTCTCTTTGCAAGTAAATAAATTCAGTGGCTCTATTCCCTCAGCAATAGGCAATTTGGAGTACTTGATCAAGCTGAACTTGAGCGAAAATAGATTTCATGGTGCCATCCCATCGGAAATAGGAAATTTACGGCGTCTCGAATTTCTAGATTTGAGCTCGAACAACTTTGTCGGGAAAATTCCAGTTGAACTTGTGATTTTGAGATGGTTAAGCCAGCTAGACCTTCACAACAATTCTCTCTTTGGCTTGATTCCCGCACTTAAAAGCAATTCTTTCTTATATCGCCTTAACTTATCATACAATCATCTCAAGGGCCCAATTCCAAAGAATCTCGTGGCTGCCTTTCCTCATACTGCTTTTATCGGCAATGACGATTTGTACTACTTTGACGAAACCCAAACCTACAGAAGAAGGTCTAGCGTAATTCTTCACACGCCGGTGTTCATTCTGCTGGCTGTAGTATTCATTTCCTGTATAGTCATCGGATCTTGCTTCCTAATTCAACTTGCAACAAAGAGCATGCCAATAAAGACCGTGCAACCTGAGACTCtagagaaaaatggaaatttcttaTCAATATGGAATTATGATGGGAAGATTGCATATGAAGACATAATCAATGCAACGGAGGACTTCGATCTCAAATATTGCATTGGGACTGGTGGCTATGGCAGCGTCTATAGAGCACGACTGCCCAATGGAAAAGCTGTTGCATTGAAGAAACTTCACCGTCTTGAAGCAGAGGACCCATCCTTCGACAAGAGCTTTCGGAATGAAGTGAAACACTTGACAGAAATAAGGCATAGAAGCATTATCAAGCTCCATGGTTTTTGCTTACATAGGCGATGCATGTTCTTGATTTACGAATTCATGGAAAATGGGAGTCTGTTTTGTGTTTTGAGAGATGACGTTGAAGCAGTGGAATTGGATTGGTCCAAAAGAGTCGATCTTGTCCAGGATACAGCACATGCTTTGTCTTACATGCATCATGATTGCGCTCGGCCAATGGTTCATCGAGACATATCTAGCAATAACATCTTGCTTAATAGCAGAATGCAGGCTTTTGTGTCAGATTTTGGCACCACAAGACTTCTGGATCATGATTCTTCATCAAACTTCACTGCAAATATCGCTGGCACCTATGGATATATTGCACCTG agcTTGCGTATACTTTGATTGTTAATGAGAAATGCGACGTATATAGCTTTGGAGTGGTAGCAATGGAAACAATGATAGGGGAGCACCCAGGAGATATTGTATCTACTTTGCTAACATCCTCCGGAGAAGATATCATGCTACATAGAATCTTAGACCCACGGTTGCCTTTTCCAAGAGAGAACTCTGTTGCAAGAAGTATTGTTTTGATAGTTTCTCTAGCGCTTGCTTGCTTGAGTGCTAATCCAAAGTCTCGACCAACTATGAAGCAAGTCTCGGAAGCTTTTCTAGCTCGGAAGTTACCATTGGCGAAATCCTTCCATGAGATCTCATTGGCTCAGCTCCAAAATAATAACAGATCATGGTTGGAAGGTGGACCTACAGAAGCTTCATCAGGACTAAGCGATGAGTAA